A window of Cynocephalus volans isolate mCynVol1 chromosome 3, mCynVol1.pri, whole genome shotgun sequence genomic DNA:
TCTGAATAAATCTAGAACCTTCCATCTTAGAATTATAGCATTTCAGAGCTGGGAAAGACGGAGACACAAGCTCAactattttaatttacaaatgaggacaccAAGACACACTTTACTGGTTTTTTTTGGTATGGTCCCAATGCCACTGCAGCTTCTTTACTTACTGAAGGAGAGCAAAACTTTACCAACACTGAGAATAAAGTGTTTTGGGAACTGTTAACCAATCCTGTTTTTGCTTCCCGTCTCATTTTCattgaaatcttatttttttaaaaaataggaatttaCGACAAATTTGTCCGACCCAGTAAGTTTTTGATATATACTTGTTTAATGACTAACCAAACCACATCAGACTTCTAGTGCTGATTAACCAAAATTCTGATTATTGCTTATATTAGTTTTCtggggctgccatgacaaaataccacagactgggtggcttaaacagcataagtttattttctctcagttctggagactagaagtctgggatcaaggtgttggcagggaggcctctctctttggcttgtagatggccatcttcacATGATCTTTCATCTGTGCAAGCACGTCTGTGTCcgaatttcctcttcttataaggacaccagtcacgtTGGATTAGGACCTATCCTAGTAGCTTCATTTAATTTCAGTTGCCTCTTTAAagtccctatctccaaatacaatcactttctgaggtactagggactaggacttcaacatatgaattttgcggggacacagttcagcccgtAACATTACTTTACATGACTTTcttacccagaggaaaggaataaaaatagaagtTCCAGAAAACTAAAAGTAATTAGTCCAAAACATCATTTGaacaaaactaacaaaactgAACTTGTGGTGTTTGTTCTTATTAGGCACACAATCTCCTAAAGAAAACTTCATGAAAaccatttaaataaatgattcaaagtaactgctaactttctttttctttgaggcCTCTTTAAATTACCTCCAAGTACTCTTCCCAcagatgtttattgaataaatatctCTTATTTTGCCCAAAAGGCAGCTCACtgaagattgaaaaaaaaagaccctAAGCAGAAGGTTCTAATGTGTTTTTATTGATTAGAACTATGTACAACTGTAATCCTTTCAACATACATGTAATTTACAATAACATTCAAATATCTGATACTAAAATAATTTACTGACAAATTCTAATATTAAACACAGAATAGTTCTATCTCTATtaacaataataaccaaaaccacTGAGTTTATTCTGGAAAATTTAAATTCAGGCCATTATTTCACAATTTGGAAATCTGAGTAATCCAACTTTAAGATGACTTTCTCATTGTTGAAGTTTGCTGTGTCAATGTGCGATTTGGGACTTCCTCTTGTCTTAAGCCATTCCTGCATATGACGCACCTTGGACATGGGACCTTGCAATTGTCCTTGCACTGTGCCCTGGTCAGTGTTCTGGACCCAGCCTACCAATCCCAGCTTTTTACTCTCCgcctaaggagaaaaaaagagtgagCCAGTGAGATTGAACAAAACAAAGTGAGACTACAATCTTTTTGCCAGAATCATCATGGCCTAGAAGCAAGCCACTGAAACTAATTTGATATTGTCCAGAACAGTCAAAACAGAAAGACAGCAAGGAGGATCTCATTGGTGGTCTTAATTAATATCAAGTGTTGGTCACTTGACTCCATTTCCTTCTTCTACCCTATAAAATCAAGGCACTAGAATTTTTCACTATGTAGTCAATTTGGTAAAGTACTAAAGACCTAAGTCCTAAACAGATGCTTTCAAAATGATCCCCTAAGGCTGATTGTTGTTAGGACACTGGGCTGTatcttgcttatttttccttctccaaaTCAAGAATCTATTAGGTATGTGAAATGAAAAAAGCATGAAGTTATCTGatccttctttttgtctttaaccAGGACCACACCTAAACAAATCCAGATGAATTAGTGTCCATTATATCCTTAAAGATCATTAGAGAATATTTCACAATTTCCTGGGCAATTCATCCTGTTGTTCTCACTGTAGAGAAACTGTCTAACCGAACATCTTTATGTTGCATCCAAAGTCCACTTTCTGCCATCCTCCTACAGAAAGAAAGCAGCTGGTGATCAGCCTCTGGACACCTAACTTTCATGAGACTACATTACTACTAGGTTTTCTTTGacttccttttcttctgtctAAGTAAACACAATGTCTTTAAAGTTGAATAAGCTTATAAAGACCACCTAATCATTGTAGTGACTCTTTTCTTAGCCTCTTCAGTGTTCTTTCCTTTAAGTCATTAAACTGTGGCAAGACTGAAAAGTTAGGAAAGCAAATAACGTTTTagaggtaattttatttttgtataaatatataattagcaTTTTATGAAAGTCATTGATTGTTAAAGTAACCTATCTGAATAAAAGGAGTTGGATTACAACAGAAAATGGGAGTTAACATGATTGCATGTCCAAATGCCAGAGTGGTGATCTAGTAAATGTGGGAGATTGCTGGAGTTGGCCAAAGAAAACGttatgcacagcaaaaaaaatgtttgatgaGGAACTGAAGTATTTATCAAATCAGTAATGTTCAAAGCAAAGACATGTTTACATAATGAACAAGAGACTCCAGTCAAATAAATAACAGTTTAAGGGATACAGGAGAAAttaaggaatgaagaaaaataggagATACCTACACCATGCACTACTAAGTGCCAAAGAAGATAGCATAAAAGAATGCTGAGAATGGATTTTGAGGAAGGCTCCATATAGAACTGACTTCATAAAACAATTTCACTCTTCTGCTTCAAATGAACCTAGGGGAGTTGGCTATCTCTAGTTCTTAGGGTTACCAAATATGGTAAATAGCTATAAAAATGTGCAGTTTTGAGCAGGTTATAACaatcaaataaaactttaaattgcAATGTGATTTATCTGAACTTCTGAGAGTGAACAACACACTCCAGAATTTGACTGGTGTTGAGAATGGGAATTTCCTACAGGTTGCATTTGTGCACTCaattctgttcttattttttaaatgatagtgtAATGTTGCTGATTCATGTTCAGTTTTGAATATCTGTCTAAACAGGTAAACAGTGTTTTTTCCCTAAGAAAATTCCAAAAAGCTAATTCTACCTCATAACTACCTTTCAGTTTACACAGTCATCTGACAACATTTTAAGGAATATAATCACCAACACTAGCTGCAATCTAAAAAGAaagtctctccccctcccacaaccaggcacactgcgccagtgccttggggcccgcctgggacctgaggcatggatctggggaccagacacaccccacaaccaggcacaccactagtgcCACGGAGattgccaaaaacatcacctccatgtgggtggcgcaccacagccaccacaataaccatggctgccatgaaagcaaccagacgccacaaccaccacacagatggtccgccaaccactgaagtacattgacacaaggagagtcaccagcagagataaagaaaagaagaggatgtctctctccacaaagcccatttcagagtgacagaagaagcatctgctctctgATAATATTGGGgtacctgatcacacctctcagcattggacagatcatctaggcaacaaatcaacagagtaatcattattctttcagaaggagagaagaaatctagggtagtcagagggggagcagggagggagagggggatggggagagattggacaaggggcaaaaAGAACAATTACactttgtaacaatatatatgctagtaatattgatttgatcaacatatctcaatgttgaatccccagaatatgtataatcgattttgattcaataaaataaataaataaataaataaataacaaaaataaaaagaaagtctcctcaaatcaataacctaggATTCCACTTTAGGACAccagaaaaagtagagcaaactaaacccaaaacaagcagaaaaaatgaaataataaagattagagcagaagtTAAtagcaaaatagagaaaatcaaggaaaccaaaagttggttctttgaaaagatcaattaAATTGACAACCTTTAGTGAGACTGAtctagaaaaaaagacaaaaggctcagattactaaaatcagaaataaaagaggggacattactaataaccttacaaaaataaaaaggattataagcaaatactatgaacaattatatgccaacaaattgggtAATTTAGATGAAAGGGAAAGATTCCTAGAaagacaaactaccaaaactgaatcaagaggaaatagaaaatctgaatagacctataacagataaggagactgaattagtaatcaaaaaacttcccacaaagaaaagcttaGGGCCAGATGCTGCACAGGTGAactctaccaaatgtttaaagaatcaaTCCTTCacaaagtcttccaaaaaagagaactcttcccaactcattctattaAGTCAGCATTATCCTCataccaaagccaaagacacacacacaaaaaaactatagaccaatatctcctatgaatatagatgcaaaaatcctctacaAGATACTAGCAcaccaaatccagcaacatataaaatggattatataccatgacaaCTTGGGATTTATTTTAGGAATGCAAGTTTTGTTCAAAAAAGTAATCAATTtaatatacaatatttataaataaaaattatatggtcatctcaataaatggcaaaaaaaaaaaagcacttgacaaaatccaacacacttttatgataaaaacactcaacaaactaggaacagaaggtaacttcctcaatc
This region includes:
- the ACYP1 gene encoding acylphosphatase-1 codes for the protein MAEGDTLISVDYEIFGKVQGVFFRKYTQAESKKLGLVGWVQNTDQGTVQGQLQGPMSKVRHMQEWLKTRGSPKSHIDTANFNNEKVILKLDYSDFQIVK